A window of the Euzebya pacifica genome harbors these coding sequences:
- a CDS encoding FHA domain-containing protein, giving the protein MFVVTSDGPLKGRVLVIEADEQILGRRSTSDLVIDDPHVSRAHATVRKTAGAVLIEDLKSTGGTWVNDEQVSGSAALKHGDVVKFGNIETRFEDRGANMQGDDDTEVLEIEPSEAKPILSPRQGEVLEFLKEGLTNPEIAEKLGVTERTVKAHCQEVFDRLGARNRTAAVAAAMRMGLFED; this is encoded by the coding sequence GGCCACTGAAGGGTCGTGTCCTCGTGATCGAGGCCGACGAACAGATCCTCGGACGTCGGTCGACGTCGGACCTCGTCATCGACGACCCGCACGTCTCCCGTGCCCACGCCACCGTTCGCAAGACCGCTGGCGCGGTGCTCATCGAGGACCTCAAGTCCACGGGTGGGACCTGGGTCAACGACGAGCAGGTGTCGGGCTCGGCGGCGCTCAAGCACGGTGATGTCGTCAAGTTCGGCAACATCGAGACGCGCTTCGAGGACCGCGGCGCCAACATGCAGGGCGATGACGACACCGAGGTGCTCGAGATCGAGCCCTCCGAGGCCAAGCCGATCCTGTCCCCGCGCCAGGGCGAGGTGCTGGAGTTCCTCAAGGAGGGACTGACCAACCCCGAGATCGCGGAGAAGCTCGGGGTGACCGAACGCACCGTCAAGGCCCACTGCCAGGAGGTCTTCGACCGCCTCGGTGCCCGGAACCGCACCGCCGCCGTGGCTGCCGCCATGCGCATGGGGCTGTTCGAGGACTGA
- a CDS encoding NAD(P)/FAD-dependent oxidoreductase, producing the protein MHTPPRIVVVGGGYAGVMAARAALERRAQVTLVDADGHHGFLPRLATVAAGVGPVSDADAPLAELLPGVTLVTDEVAGIDHHARALATADGRGIEWDTLVLAAGAQATAPSIPGLADHAWTLRTPDDARRLRALVPTAESLVVVGAGSTGTQLAGEVAAAHPHVQVHLLEMADRILPSLPDNMADRAHHVLVDRRVAIRTGVSLDRVGPEGADLDDGTTVPGLVVWTGGYASNGNVLLPDAPTTDGRIVVDRCARVSGHRRVLAAGDIAAHRGPGGRLLPQTAQVAVRAGRLAGANAARIADGLRPRAGRLRHIGWVLPLGDGQAVAQVGPLPLADPVTGRLAPLLHDAIDVRHLLTVGGLPAAVRHHQEFVSLP; encoded by the coding sequence ATGCACACACCCCCTCGCATCGTTGTGGTCGGCGGTGGCTATGCGGGCGTGATGGCTGCGCGTGCCGCCCTGGAGCGCCGCGCACAGGTGACGCTCGTCGACGCCGACGGGCACCACGGATTCCTGCCTCGCCTGGCCACCGTCGCGGCGGGTGTGGGTCCCGTCTCCGACGCCGACGCCCCCCTGGCGGAGCTGCTGCCCGGCGTCACGCTGGTCACCGACGAGGTCGCCGGGATCGACCACCACGCCCGGGCGCTGGCCACCGCCGACGGCCGCGGCATCGAGTGGGACACGCTGGTCCTCGCCGCCGGCGCGCAGGCGACGGCTCCCTCCATACCGGGGCTCGCCGACCATGCGTGGACCCTCCGCACCCCCGACGACGCCCGACGCCTTCGAGCGCTCGTCCCGACAGCGGAGTCCCTCGTGGTCGTCGGCGCAGGATCCACCGGCACCCAGCTGGCCGGAGAGGTCGCCGCCGCACACCCCCACGTGCAGGTCCACCTGTTGGAGATGGCCGACCGCATCCTCCCGTCCCTGCCCGACAACATGGCCGACCGGGCCCATCACGTCCTCGTGGACCGACGGGTGGCGATCCGGACGGGCGTGTCGCTGGACCGTGTCGGCCCCGAGGGTGCCGACCTCGACGACGGGACCACCGTGCCCGGCCTCGTGGTGTGGACCGGCGGCTACGCCAGCAACGGCAACGTCCTGCTGCCCGACGCCCCCACCACCGACGGGCGGATCGTCGTCGATCGTTGCGCTCGGGTGAGCGGTCACCGCCGGGTCCTGGCTGCGGGCGACATCGCGGCCCACCGGGGCCCGGGCGGCCGCCTCCTGCCCCAGACCGCCCAGGTGGCGGTGCGGGCGGGACGGCTGGCTGGGGCCAACGCCGCTCGCATCGCCGATGGCCTCCGTCCGAGGGCGGGGCGGTTGCGGCACATCGGCTGGGTCCTTCCGCTCGGGGACGGCCAGGCGGTCGCGCAGGTCGGTCCACTCCCCCTTGCCGACCCGGTCACCGGACGGCTCGCCCCGCTGCTGCACGACGCCATCGACGTGCGCCACCTGCTGACCGTGGGTGGCCTGCCAGCTGCGGTGCGCCACCACCAGGAGTTCGTCAGCCTGCCCTGA
- the csrA gene encoding carbon storage regulator CsrA: protein MLVLTRRANESIMIGDDIVITVLDVRGDQIRIGIKAPRSVAVHREEVYAELQEANQAAASPSKAAMANLSKLLPPGAGADRD, encoded by the coding sequence ATGCTGGTGCTCACCCGCCGCGCCAACGAAAGCATCATGATCGGCGACGACATTGTGATCACGGTGTTGGACGTCCGCGGCGACCAGATCCGTATCGGGATCAAGGCCCCGCGCTCGGTCGCGGTGCACCGCGAGGAGGTGTACGCCGAGCTGCAGGAAGCCAACCAGGCGGCCGCCTCACCGTCGAAGGCCGCGATGGCGAACCTCAGCAAGCTGTTGCCCCCGGGCGCCGGGGCCGACAGGGACTGA
- a CDS encoding PilZ domain-containing protein, whose protein sequence is MTADHPTSTPTDDTLVEDAVEDDRRPARGDVATLQWTLSRGQARVLRASEEMLVLAAVLPRNSRPLPPQGGRLKLRWSDVDGLHERYGSVLGLSSGLLHLAPDGPSVTHQRRRFFRAPVTVDLTIHDGQRTVHGETIDLSEGGTRASIGHETLLPSTHVTTTLTVGTTRYRVPCRVVRHTPHHDGAEVGLEFGPIPASAATMIRKHVFTAQVRARSNGQHR, encoded by the coding sequence ATGACGGCCGACCACCCCACCAGCACCCCGACCGACGACACCCTCGTCGAGGATGCGGTGGAGGACGACCGCCGACCCGCCCGCGGTGACGTGGCGACACTCCAGTGGACCCTCAGCCGCGGTCAGGCCCGCGTGCTGCGAGCCAGCGAGGAGATGCTGGTCCTCGCCGCCGTGCTGCCCCGCAACTCCCGTCCGCTGCCGCCGCAGGGGGGCCGGCTCAAGCTGCGCTGGTCCGACGTCGACGGGCTCCACGAACGCTACGGCAGCGTGCTCGGCCTCAGCAGCGGTCTCCTGCACCTGGCCCCGGACGGCCCCTCCGTCACCCATCAGCGTCGACGGTTCTTCCGCGCACCGGTGACCGTCGACCTGACCATCCACGACGGCCAGCGCACCGTGCACGGCGAGACCATCGACCTGAGCGAGGGCGGTACCCGCGCATCGATCGGCCACGAGACGTTGCTGCCCTCCACCCACGTCACGACCACCCTCACCGTCGGCACCACCCGCTATCGCGTGCCCTGCCGGGTCGTGCGCCACACGCCGCACCACGACGGCGCCGAGGTGGGGCTGGAGTTCGGCCCGATCCCCGCGTCGGCCGCCACCATGATCCGCAAGCACGTGTTCACCGCCCAGGTCCGGGCCCGCTCGAACGGACAGCACAGATGA
- a CDS encoding PhzF family phenazine biosynthesis protein produces the protein MDSLQRLAAFTSDPAGGNPAGVHIADALPDAATMLAIAADVGYSETAFLAPASTGRTDRWVTRYWSPLAEVDFCDHATIASGVALARTHGEGTYVLDTNVGPVVVETSSDDDGPTATLESVDPRTAALDGPRLDALLATFGWSNDVLATSWTPAVAFAGVWHPVLVLADRAVLAGMTYDFEALQRLMTVEGWTTIQVVVPTDDGFDARDPFPVGGVVEDPATGAAAAALGGYLRAHGRVDPPATVTIRQGEDMGRPSTLVVDIPPSGGIRVRGHAADL, from the coding sequence ATGGACTCCCTGCAACGGCTGGCCGCCTTCACCTCCGACCCCGCGGGCGGCAACCCTGCCGGCGTGCACATCGCCGACGCGCTTCCCGACGCCGCGACCATGCTGGCGATCGCCGCTGACGTGGGCTACTCCGAGACGGCCTTCCTCGCGCCTGCGTCCACGGGCCGGACCGACCGTTGGGTCACCCGGTACTGGTCGCCGCTCGCCGAGGTCGACTTCTGTGACCATGCGACCATCGCCTCGGGGGTGGCGTTGGCGCGGACGCACGGCGAGGGCACCTACGTGCTGGACACCAACGTCGGTCCCGTGGTCGTCGAGACGTCCTCCGACGACGACGGCCCCACCGCGACGCTGGAGTCAGTCGATCCGCGCACCGCAGCGCTGGACGGCCCACGGCTGGACGCACTGCTGGCAACCTTCGGCTGGTCCAACGACGTCCTGGCCACGTCCTGGACGCCCGCGGTGGCCTTCGCCGGCGTGTGGCATCCGGTCCTGGTCCTGGCCGACCGCGCCGTGCTGGCCGGCATGACCTACGACTTCGAGGCCCTCCAGCGGCTGATGACCGTCGAGGGATGGACCACGATCCAGGTGGTCGTCCCCACCGACGACGGCTTCGACGCACGGGATCCTTTCCCCGTCGGCGGGGTGGTGGAGGACCCTGCCACCGGCGCCGCCGCCGCAGCGCTCGGCGGGTACCTGCGGGCACACGGACGAGTCGACCCTCCCGCCACCGTGACCATCCGGCAGGGCGAGGACATGGGGCGGCCCAGCACCCTCGTGGTCGACATCCCCCCATCGGGCGGCATCCGTGTCAGGGGACACGCCGCCGACCTCTGA